From a single Nicotiana tabacum cultivar K326 chromosome 8, ASM71507v2, whole genome shotgun sequence genomic region:
- the LOC142163458 gene encoding uncharacterized protein LOC142163458 codes for MEVAGTSRVTELHELEEFRYLAFESTKLYKKRMKRLHDQNIDERNFKPGDMVLLYNSRLRLFAGKLKSRWSGPFRVVEVFPSGAVEIATENDSHTFRVNGQRLKPYVGMSDKKEVSELHLTEPQRLSEP; via the coding sequence ATGGAAGTTGCGGGCACGTCAAGAGTCActgaattgcatgagctcgagGAGTTCAGatatcttgcttttgagagcacaaaatTGTACAAGaagagaatgaagaggttgcacgacCAGAACATTGATGAGAGAAATTTCAAACCCGGGGACatggtattgctatacaactcaAGACTACGTCTGTTCGCAGGTAAACttaagtcacgatggtctggaccatttcgaGTAGTTGAAGTTTTCCCTTCAGGAGCTGTTGAGATTGCCACAGAGAATGACTCTCATACATTCAGAGTCAATGGTCAAAGATTGAAGCCATATGTGGGCATGAGCGATAAAAAGGAAGTGTCTGAGCTGCACCTAACTGAACCACAGAGGTtgagcgagccttaa